The Pirellulaceae bacterium region GTCGGTCCGCCGTGATGATCCCAGTTAGTATGATACAACTGCACAAAACGTACGCCGCGTTCGATCAAACGTCGCGCCAACAGGCAGTTCCGAGCATAACTGGATTCCATCGGATCGCGAATGCCGTACAGGGCAAGTGTCTCAGCAGATTCACCGGATGTGTCCATCAATTCAGGAGCGCTGGTTTGCATCCGGTAAGCCATCTCAAAGGCATTGATACGCGTGGCAATTTCCTGATCACCCGTCTCGACCAGTCGCGCCAGATTCAGTTGCCCAATGGCTTGCACAAGTTGCTGTTGCTGCTGTTCGGAAATGGAAGTCGGTGTAGACAGATTCAGAATCGGGTCACCTTGGTTTCTGAGAGGCACTCCTTGAAACGTCGTGGGCAATACGCCGCTGCCCCAGTTAACGGCCCCACCTCTGGGGCCCCGCGGTCCACTTTGCAGCACTACAAAGCCCGGCAAATCTCGGGAATCGCTACCCAGTCCATACGTCACCCAGGCGCCCAAACTTGGGCGACCAAATTGCCCACTGCCAGTATTCATAAACAACTTAGCGGGTGCGTGATTGAATAAATCAGTTTGGCATGACCTAACAATGGTCAATTCATCCACGATCTGGCTGATGTGCGGCAGCAAGTCGCTCACATGCGCACCGCAGGCTCCATACTGCGCGAAACGGCGTTTGCAACCCAGCAAATCGGTACGATGACTACTGTCCATGAACGCAAAACGCTTGCCCGCGATAAAGCTCTCCGGTATCGCCTGACCACTCAATTCGGTCAACTTCGGTTTGTAATCAAACAATTCCAACTGACTGGGACCGCCAGCCATAAACAGAAAGATTACACGCTGTGCGCGACCTTTCCGCCTTCCATTGACAGAATCGGTCGGCGTCGAGGAAGCCCTCGGATCGGCGGCCATCGTTGACGAATGTTTCAACAGTTCCGCCAAGGCGAGTGAGCCGACGCCGATGCCGCAGCGACCAAAGAAATATCGCCGCGTGGTATGGCGTAACGGCGATTGTCCAGAAGCTTCGTTGTAACCGTTCATGGGTCTCGTAGGGTAGGTCAAGCGTGGTCCTTGCAAATTGGCCGATTCAACTCAGTTTGGTCGCCAAGTACTTTGATCTTTCAATTTTTAGTTGTCGGTCCCAGCGCCGGCCCAGCATTGCCAGTTTTCCTTTTACCGTTACTCGCTGCGACTCACTATTATTCGCGCGAAATCGTCTCATCCAAACACAGCATGGCCCGAGCAGCGGTCAGTGAATCGAGCTGCTCAAGCACAGCCAGCTCAGCACTAGTAGCCTCGCGGGAAACGCACCTTTGGAAGGCTGCATTCACCCCTTCGGCCATTATTACCAACTCCAAAGCGCGTGCCAGTTCCACAAATGCCCCATCGTTCATCAGGGTCAGCGCTTGCAAAGGGGTATTGCTGCGCAGACGCTGCGTGCAACTGCTGACTCCCTCAGGAGCATCAAACACATTCAACGTTGGCATCGGCATGGCACGAAACATAAACGTATACAAACCACGTCGATAGCGGTCGCCGCCTGCGCTGGTCTTCCATGGATGATTAACCTGTCCTAATCGCATGACGCCATCGGGCAAAGGTGGAAACACCGATGGTCCTCCAACTGTCCGATCCAGTGTCCCGCTAGCAGTCAGCGCCACGTCGCGCACCAACTCTGCGTCTAATCGAAAGCGGTTTTGGCGAGCTAGGTAGACATTGTTGGCATCCAATTCCAGATGGCGATCAGTAACAACGGAACTTTGTCGATAAGTGTGTGACAGAACAATCATTCGATGCAGCGACTTGAAATGCCAACCGCCTTCCATAAATTCGGTTGCCAGCCAGTCCAGAAGCTCTGGGTGGCTTGGTGGAGTGCCTTGCATGCCGAAGTCGTTCTCCGACTCTACCAAGCCACGTCCGAAGTGCAATTGCCATACCCGATTGACGATCACGCGGGCCGTTAAGGGCTGCTGACGATCGACCAACCAGCGTGCCAAGTCTAGTCTGTTAGGTCCAAGTGCAGGCGCATCACTGACTGGCTCAACGTCAGCGCCATCGGTATCATTTTCCAGCGGCTTTACGAGAGGCACTGGTAAGCCGGATGGCCTAGCGTCCGTCGACGCTAATTTCAAATCGGGCAAACATGCTGGAGTTGCAGGATCGACAGTTTCGGCAGGGCGCGTGAAATCGCCTTTGACCAAGAGATGAGTTGCTCGCGGACTGGCACGTTCCTTCATGACCAACGTCGATGCGGAGTCGCCACGCAAAGTTTCCACCTTGAGAGACGGCTCGTCCTGGCTGTTAAAAAACGCCAACAAACGATAGTATTCTGCCTGCGTGATGGGATCGAACTTGTGGTCGTGGCACTGGGCGCAACCGATGGATAGCCCCAACCAGACCGTCCCCGTGGTCGCCACTCGATCAAACAAGCTTTCCATGCGGAATTGTTCGCGATCGATACCGCCTTCTTGATTCAGCGGCGTATTGCGATGAAAGCCAGTGGCAATTCTCTGCGCTTGAGTTGCGTCGGGCAGCAAATCACCGGCGATCTGCTCGATCGTAAATTGATCAAACGGCATGTCGTCGTTTAGAGCCGCAATGACCCAGTCGCGATAGGGCCAGATCTCACGGGGAGAATCTACGGAATAGCCGTTGCTATCGGCATATCGCGCCTGGTCCAACCACCAACGACCGATTCGCTCGCCGTAGTGCGGGCTTGCTAACAATCGATCGACCGTCTGCTGGTAGGCAGACTCGGTATCGGAGTTCCAGTGCGACATGAATTCGTCAATTTCCAACTGCGTAGGTGGCAGACCAATCAGATCTAAGCTTAGGCGGCGCAACAAAGTCTGCGGTGCCGCAGTGGATGCTGGCGATAATCCTACTTCAGTTAGTTTTTCCTGGACGAATGAGTCAATCGGAGTTCGCACAGAACTACAATTAACTCCCGACTGTTCTGACTCTCGGAAACAATGAGGTATCGGCGGGGCTTGTGGTGCGGCGAACGACCAATGGCTTTGATACTCGGCCCCCTGCGCTATCCATTGCCGCAGCAGCTCGCGTTGGGTTGGACTGAGCGTCTTGCCGCTTTCCGGCGGAGGCATCAGCAGGCCGTCTTCCTGGGCGTCAATGCGCTGAATGAGCTGGCTGGCAGCCACGTCTCCAGGTACAACGGCATCTCCGCTGCCAGAAGTCAATGCACCTTGTCGCGTGTCCAAGCGCAAGTCAGCTTGCCGAGCCGAACCATCGAATCCGTGACAGGCAAAACAGTTCTGGGCCAAGATGGGCCGAATGTCGCGATCATAATTGATTGCCGTGGCATGCGCGCTATTTGATTCTGCTGCCCATGACTGAGCAGATACGAACTGAAACGCTGGAAGCCAAACTAGTAACGACCAGCTGGCCAGTCTACCTAGCTCTGTCCACCCTAATTTCCAGCTACTTTTTAATGGTGCATTCATGCGCGGTTGTCGATTAGGTCTAACGGTCCAAGCAACCGGTAATTCTTCTTGGTCACTGGCGAGTTAGCTCTATTATACCACCAACGCCAAACGCCAGCATCGCACCGTTGAGCCTGAAGAACGCTGGGGTTTTTTGCCCGATCTATTCCGGTGGCAGCGGCAACGAAACATGGTAGTCGGAAAACCGCAGATCAGGCTCTGGAAAATCGGTACTGATCAACTGGGCACCACTGGAGATTGCCAAGTCGCGGCGACGAGGGTCATTGCGTCGCGCCTCTACGGTGCCAACGTCAGCACGCGTACGTACCATGAACCCTTCCTGAACTAATTGCTGTATTTCATCGTGCGACCGCACCGCATCGTTCAACTTCATCCACGCCGCAGCCGGATGTTGACGATCAACGCTCACAAACAACAGACAACCTGCTAGAATTTCGCTACGAGTCAAATACAGGTCACGAATCGGACCGCCATTGTCCAGCAGAAAAGCCACCCTGCCGCGCTGGCTATCGACGGTTGGCCAGCCCTGGCCAGCCACCGCATCACGGAGCGTGCGTGCATCGCCGCGAACGACATCGGGTGTCAAGATTCGCTCGCGCGGAAAGACGGATAGAATCTCGTTTTCCAGTTCATCAAAGGACTCCAGCGTCCACTTCAGTGGCCGTGTGGCCGGCGAGAAGGAATCGGTCTTTAGCTCCAACAACACGAAAATCGGCACATGCTGCAGATGCGCATCGGACCAGTTTTTGACCTCCTGCAACGCATCGATCAACGAATAAGCTGTCGTGCGGAAATCGAAATCGGGACTGTGAAGTACTTTGATGCCAGGCCGATTTAACTTGCCTTCGGGATCAAATTCCGGGACATCCGCTTGTTGGCGCAGGGCCTGAGTGTATGCCAGCGGCTTGCTGAATAGCTTTCCTTCTGGGTCCAGGAACAAGTCTAACTCAATGTGCCGCACGCCCAATTGGCTAAGTTGGTCTGTAATTG contains the following coding sequences:
- a CDS encoding DUF1553 domain-containing protein, with protein sequence MNAPLKSSWKLGWTELGRLASWSLLVWLPAFQFVSAQSWAAESNSAHATAINYDRDIRPILAQNCFACHGFDGSARQADLRLDTRQGALTSGSGDAVVPGDVAASQLIQRIDAQEDGLLMPPPESGKTLSPTQRELLRQWIAQGAEYQSHWSFAAPQAPPIPHCFRESEQSGVNCSSVRTPIDSFVQEKLTEVGLSPASTAAPQTLLRRLSLDLIGLPPTQLEIDEFMSHWNSDTESAYQQTVDRLLASPHYGERIGRWWLDQARYADSNGYSVDSPREIWPYRDWVIAALNDDMPFDQFTIEQIAGDLLPDATQAQRIATGFHRNTPLNQEGGIDREQFRMESLFDRVATTGTVWLGLSIGCAQCHDHKFDPITQAEYYRLLAFFNSQDEPSLKVETLRGDSASTLVMKERASPRATHLLVKGDFTRPAETVDPATPACLPDLKLASTDARPSGLPVPLVKPLENDTDGADVEPVSDAPALGPNRLDLARWLVDRQQPLTARVIVNRVWQLHFGRGLVESENDFGMQGTPPSHPELLDWLATEFMEGGWHFKSLHRMIVLSHTYRQSSVVTDRHLELDANNVYLARQNRFRLDAELVRDVALTASGTLDRTVGGPSVFPPLPDGVMRLGQVNHPWKTSAGGDRYRRGLYTFMFRAMPMPTLNVFDAPEGVSSCTQRLRSNTPLQALTLMNDGAFVELARALELVIMAEGVNAAFQRCVSREATSAELAVLEQLDSLTAARAMLCLDETISRE
- a CDS encoding DUF1501 domain-containing protein; protein product: MNGYNEASGQSPLRHTTRRYFFGRCGIGVGSLALAELLKHSSTMAADPRASSTPTDSVNGRRKGRAQRVIFLFMAGGPSQLELFDYKPKLTELSGQAIPESFIAGKRFAFMDSSHRTDLLGCKRRFAQYGACGAHVSDLLPHISQIVDELTIVRSCQTDLFNHAPAKLFMNTGSGQFGRPSLGAWVTYGLGSDSRDLPGFVVLQSGPRGPRGGAVNWGSGVLPTTFQGVPLRNQGDPILNLSTPTSISEQQQQQLVQAIGQLNLARLVETGDQEIATRINAFEMAYRMQTSAPELMDTSGESAETLALYGIRDPMESSYARNCLLARRLIERGVRFVQLYHTNWDHHGGPTENLEKHLPEVTQEIDQASAALVLDLKRRGLLEDTIVIWGGEFGRTPMGEVRESTGRNHHIDAFTMWFAGGGFKPGMLYGQTDEFGFGPIENPVHVRDIHATLLHLLGLDHERLSVRFQGLDIRLTGVQPAHVLTDILT